One window of Camelina sativa cultivar DH55 chromosome 4, Cs, whole genome shotgun sequence genomic DNA carries:
- the LOC104783238 gene encoding laccase-6-like, whose translation MSLFPTLSNHETLFRHYILYFLTFPLEHYKISGINLSVPFNLKSPRLFPCKMTNSAVSSLFRLSFFLFTLQVMNLGRVGAATRFYQFKVQTIRLTRLCQTKEIVTVNGKFPGPEISAHEDDRIVVKVINMTPYNTTIHWHGIKQKLSCWYDGPSYITQCPIKSGQSFTYNFTVAQQKGTFLWHAHFSWLRATVYGPLIVYPKASVPYPFMKPFNEHTVLLGEYWLKNVVELEQNVLESGGPPPPADAFTINGQPGPNYNCSSNDVYKIKIVPRKTYLLRLINAGINMETFFTIANHKLTIVEVDGEYTKPFATERVMLVPGQTMNVLVTADQAVGRYSIAMGPYESAKNVKFQNTSAIATFQYIGALQNSATVPGKLPVFNDNIAVKTVMDGLRSLNVVDVPRNIDAHLFITIGINVNKCNSEDPNNKCQGPRKGRLAASMNNISFVEPKVSILEAYYKQLEGYFTLDFPTTPEKSYDFVSGAPNDIANDTQAANGTRAIVFEYGSRIQIIFQNTGTLTTENHPIHLHGHSFYVIGYGTGNYDEQTAQFNLEDPPCLNTIGVPVGGWAAIRFVANNPGLWLLHCHFDIHQTWGMSTMFIVKNGKKVQESLPHPPPDLPKC comes from the exons ATGTCTCTGTTCCCAACTCTCTCAAATCATGAAACTCTTTTTCGtcactatatattatatttccTAACTTTCCCCTTGGAACACTATAAAATCAGTGGCATAAATCTATCAGTACCTTTCAACCTCAAATCTCCTCGTCTCTTTCCATGCAAGATGACCAATTCAGCTGTCTCGTCCTTGTTCCGGCTTAGCTTTTTCTTGTTCACTCTTCAAGTAATGAATCTTGGCAGGGTTGGCGCTGCAACTAGGTTCTACCAATTCAAG GTACAAACAATAAGACTCACCAGGCTATGtcaaacaaaagagattgtAACAGTCAACGGGAAATTCCCTGGCCCTGAGATATCCGCTCATGAAGATGACAGAATTGTCGTTAAAGTCATCAACATGACCCCCTACAATACCACAATCCATTG GCATGGTATTAAGCAAAAGCTATCATGTTGGTATGATGGTCCATCTTATATCACACAATGTCCAATTAAGAGTGGACAAAGTTTCACATACAACTTCACAGTTGCACAACAAAAGGGCACCTTTTTATGGCATGCACACTTTTCTTGGCTTAGGGCTACAGTATATGGTCCGCTTATTGTATATCCTAAAGCATCTGTTCCTTACCCATTCATGAAACCCTTCAACGAGCATACAGTTCTCTTAG GAGAGTATTGGCTTAAGAACGTGGTGGAACTGGAACAAAATGTACTGGAGAGTGGAGGACCTCCTCCTCCAGCAGATGCATTCACAATTAATGGTCAACCAGGACCTAACTACAATTGCTCCTCTAATG ATGTTTATAAGATTAAGATAGTGCCAAGGAAGACGTACCTACTAAGGCTGATAAATGCTGGCATTAACATGGAGACCTTCTTCACCATAGCTAATCACAAATTGACTATAGTGGAGGTAGACGGCGAATACACCAAACCATTTGCAACAGAGCGTGTGATGCTTGTACCAGGACAGACAATGAACGTTCTTGTCACAGCTGATCAAGCCGTTGGGAGATACTCCATCGCCATGGGTCCGTACGAGTCTGCAAAGAACGTAAAGTTTCAAAACACATCAGCGATAGCTACTTTCCAATACATTGGTGCATTGCAAAACAGTGCAACAGTACCAGGCAAGTTACCTGTTTTTAATGACAACATTGCTGTTAAGACTGTCATGGATGGGCTCAGAAGTCTAAATGTAGTTGATGTTCCAAGAAATATTGACGCTCATCTCTTCATCACAATCGGAATAAATGTAAACAAGTGTAACTCTGAAGATCCAAACAACAAGTGCCAAGGTCCCAGAAAAGGAAGACTAGCAGCTTCAATGAACAACATCAGCTTCGTCGAACCTAAAGTCTCGATCTTGGAAGCTTACTACAAGCAACTGGAAGGTTACTTCACTTTAGATTTCCCAACCACGCCTGAAAAATCCTATGACTTTGTCAGTGGGGCACCCAATGACATAGCCAATGACACGCAGGCTGCAAATGGGACCAGAGCAATAGTTTTCGAGTATGGGAGCAGGATACAAATCATCTTCCAGAATACTGGCACACTCACGACAGAAAATCATCCAATTCATCTTCATGGACACAGCTTTTATGTTATTGGCTATGGCACAGGTAACTATGATGAACAAACAGCACAATTTAACCTGGAGGATCCTCCATGCTTGAACACAATTGGAGTCCCAGTAGGAGGATGGGCCGCAATACGGTTTGTTGCCAACAATCCAG GGCTCTGGTTATTGCATTGTCATTTCGACATCCATCAAACATGGGGAATGAGCACGATGTTTATAGTGAAAAATGGCAAGAAGGTGCAGGAGAGTCTGCCTCATCCTCCTCCCGATCTACCAAAGTGCTAG
- the LOC104783243 gene encoding AAA-ATPase At2g46620-like, with product MGILLDSILLLLVAAFALFLVRVVLFKTGLIYMVKLWRRKMIDTFHVYQFYKVPEFNDNVQENQLYRKVYAYLNSLSSIENSDFTNLFTGKKTNEIILRLDRKQVVGDEFLGARVSWINGQDEDGVRNFVLKIRKADKRRILGSYLHHIHTVSDELEQRNTELKLFMNVDDDHQNGRWRSIPFDHPCTFENIAMETDLKNKVKSDLESFLKGKQYYNRLGRVWKRSYLLYGPSGTGKSSFVAAMANFLDYDVYDIDLSKVVDDSDLKMLLLQTRGKSVIVIEDLDRYLSATKSTAVSLSGILNFTDSILSSCAADERIMVFTMTGKELIDPAMLRPGRVDVHIHFPLCDFTAFKTLANNYLGVKDHKLFSQVEGIFQNGASLSPAEIGELMIANRNSPTRALKYVINALQTDGDRRGTGRRLLLESGSRRATTEEVSENMSGLLCGGGGGGSSPAVKEFRKLYGLLRIKSSRKSGSFDVAREMRDG from the coding sequence ATGGGGATTCTCTTGGATTCGATTCTCTTGTTACTAGTGGCGGCGTTTGCTCTGTTCTTGGTTAGGGTCGTGTTATTCAAAACAGGATTGATATACATGGTGAAGTTatggaggaggaagatgatcGACACGTTTCATGTTTACCAATTCTACAAGGTACCTGAGTTCAACGACAACGTACAAGAGAATCAGCTCTACCGCAAAGTCTACGCCTATCTCAATTCCTTAAGCTCTATCGAAAACTCCGATTTCACCAACCTTTTCACCGGTAAAAAGACTAACGAAATCATCCTCCGTTTAGATCGGAAACAAGTCGTTGGCGACGAGTTCCTCGGCGCTAGAGTCTCTTGGATCAACGGCCAAGACGAAGACGGAGTCAGAAACTTCGTTTTGAAGATTCGTAAAGCTGATAAAAGAAGGATCCTAGGTTCTTATCTCCACCATATACATACTGTATCTGACGAGCTTGAACAGAGGAACACAGAGCTCAAGCTATTCATGAACGTCGATGATGATCATCAGAACGGACGGTGGAGATCGATTCCGTTTGATCATCCTTGCACCTTCGAAAACATCGCAATGGAAACGGATCTGAAGAACAAAGTCAAATCCGATCTCGAATCATTCCTCAAAGGTAAACAGTACTACAACCGTCTCGGCCGTGTTTGGAAACGGAGTTACCTTTTATACGGACCTTCCGGCACCGGTAAATCAAGCTTCGTCGCGGCGATGGCTAATTTCTTGGATTACGATGTTTACGATATAGATCTCTCCAAAGTTGTGGATGACTCCGATCTCAAGATGCTTCTATTACAAACCAGAGGCAAATCTGTGATCGTCATCGAGGATCTCGATCGGTACCTCTCCGCGACGAAATCAACGGCTGTGAGTTTATCTGGGATTTTGAATTTTACCGATAGTATTTTGAGTTCTTGCGCCGCCGATGAACGGATCATGGTGTTTACCATGACTGGGAAAGAGTTAATTGACCCGGCTATGCTTAGACCGGGTCGGGTTGACGTTCATATCCATTTCCCGTTATGTGATTTCACGGCGTTTAAAACGCTGGCTAATAACTACTTGGGTGTTAAAGACCATAAGCTCTTCTCTCAAGTCGAAGGAATATTCCAAAACGGTGCGTCTTTGAGCCCCGCCGAGATCGGTGAGTTGATGATCGCGAATCGTAACTCGCCGACTCGTGCTTTGAAGTATGTTATTAACGCTTTGCAGACTGATGGGGATAGGAGAGGAACTGGACGGCGTTTGCTGTTAGAGAGCGGTTCGAGAAGAGCGACGACGGAGGAAGTCTCTGAAAATATGAGTGGTTTGCTTtgcggcggtggaggaggagggagTTCGCCGGCGGTGAAGGAGTTTAGGAAGCTGTATGGGTTGTTGAGGATTAAAAGTAGTAGGAAATCTGGATCGTTCGATGTGGCTCGAGAGATGAGGGACGGCTAg
- the LOC104783242 gene encoding calcium-binding protein KIC-like, with protein sequence MEPTEKSMILEETTTKMETLYEDMLPVMAEKMDVEDFVSELCKGFSLLADPQRDLITAESLRRNSGILGIQGMSKEEAEGMVREGDLDGDGALNQTEFCVLMVRLSPEMMEDAQTWLEKALTQELSNHSHSSLP encoded by the coding sequence ATGGAACCAACCGAGAAATCCATGATACTAGAAGAAACTACCACGAAGATGGAAACCCTATACGAAGATATGTTACCGGTTATGGCTGAGAAGATGGATGTTGAAGACTTTGTATCAGAGTTATGCAAAGGTTTCAGTTTGCTTGCGGATCCACAGAGAGATCTCATCACAGCCGAGTCTCTAAGACGAAACTCAGGGATACTTGGGATTCAAGGTATGAGCAAGGAAGAAGCTGAAGGAATGGTTAGAGAAGGTGACCTAGATGGAGATGGTGCTCTTAACCAAACCGAATTCTGCGTTCTCATGGTTCGGTTAAGCCCCGAGATGATGGAAGATGCACAAACTTGGCTGGAGAAAGCACTCACCCAAGAACTCTCTAACCACAGTCACTCTTCTCTGCCTTGA
- the LOC104783240 gene encoding pyridoxine/pyridoxamine 5'-phosphate oxidase 2, with protein sequence MGTSVAPWKQLLFSAIESNSHLSHSSYLQLATIGLNGRPSNRTVVFRGFEENSDRIQINTDLRSRKIEELKHCPFSEICWYFSDTWEQFRINGRVEVIDASNPDQTKLQQREKAWFANSLRSRLIYICPTPGSPYNNSEQPNQEVKLDPSSGPVPEYCLLLLEPEKIDYLNLKSNQRLLFSSMASGTGEKCWTSEKVNP encoded by the exons atgggaacAAGTGTAGCGCCATGGAAGCAGCTGCTCTTTAGTGCAATTGAGTCTAATTCTCATCTAAGCCACTCTTCTTACCTTCAGCTC GCGACGATTGGTTTAAACGGACGGCCTTCGAATCGTACTGTTGTATTCAG GGGATTTGAAGAGAACAGTGATAGAATTCAAATCAACACCGATCTTCGTAGTCGTAAG ATTGAAGAGCTTAAGCATTGTCCCTTTTCTGAG ATATGTTGGTATTTCTCGGATACTTGGGAGCAATTCCGAATCAATGGAAGAGTTGAGGTTATTGATGCTTCGAATCCTGACCAGACTAAGCTTCAG CAAAGAGAGAAAGCTTGGTTTGCTAATTCCTTAAGGTCAAGGCTTATCTACATCTGTCCTACTCCCGGTAGTCCTTACAACAACTCTGAGCAACCAAACCAAGAAGTTAAATTAGATCCCTCAAGTGGTCCAGTTCCTGAGTATTGCCTGCTCCTTCTAGAGCCAGAaaag ATTGATTACTTGAATCTGAAAAGCAATCAGAGGCTTTTGTTTTCGTCCATGGCTAGTGGAACTGGAGAGAAGTGCTGGACTTCAGAAAAGGTTAACccataa
- the LOC104783241 gene encoding dof zinc finger protein DOF2.5, with translation MDATKWTQGFQEMMNVKPMDQIMIPNNSTHQSNTASNARPNAILTSNGVSAAGTTVSGVSNNNNNTAVVAERKARPQEKINCPRCNSTNTKFCYYNNYSLTQPRYFCKGCRRYWTEGGSLRNVPVGGSSRKNKRSSSSSSSNILQTIPSSLGLTTTLPDLNPPILFSNQIPNKSKGSSQDLNLLSFPVMQDQHHHHHHVHMSQFLQMPKMEGNGNITHQQPSSSSSLYGSSSPASALELLRTGVNVSSRSGINSFMPPGPMMDSNTVLYTSSGFPTMVDYKPSNLSFSTDQHGLGHNNNNRSEAHNNHHQGRVLFPFGDQMKELSSSITQEVDHDDNQQQKSHGNNNNNSSPSNGYWSGMFSTAGGGSSW, from the exons ATGGACGCTACGAAGTGGACACAG ggttttcaaGAAATGATGAACGTAAAACCGATGGATCAGATCATGATTCCTAACAACAGTACACATCAATCAAACACAGCATCCAATGCAAGGCCAAACGCCATTCTCACATCGAACGGCGTCTCAGCCGCTGGAACCACCGTCTCCGGCGtaagcaacaacaataacaacacgGCGGTTGTGGCGgagaggaaagcaagaccacaAGAGAAAATTAATTGTCCAAGGTGTAACTCAACCAACACAAAGTTTTGTTACTACAACAACTATAGCCTCACACAACCAAGATACTTCTGCAAAGGTTGTCGAAGGTATTGGACAGAAGGTGGGTCTCTTAGGAATGTTCCTGTGGGAGGAAGCtcaagaaagaacaagagatcatcttcttcttcttcatcaaacatcCTTCAGACGATACCATCTTCACTTGGTTTGACCACAACACTTCCAGATCTAAACCCACCAATTCTCTTCTCCAACCAAATCCCTAATAAATCAAAAGGGTCATCGCAAGATCTCAACTTGTTGTCTTTCCCTGTCATGCAagatcaacatcatcatcatcatcatgttcatATGTCTCAGTTTCTTCAGATGCCGAAGATGGAGGGAAATGGTAACATAACTCATCAGCAGccttcgtcatcttcttctctctatggCTCCTCGTCTCCTGCTTCAGCTCTTGAGCTTTTAAGAACCGGAGTTAATGTTTCTTCAAGATCAGGGATTAACTCATTCATGCCTCCCGGTCCAATGATGGATTCAAACACTGTGCTTTACACTTCTTCAGGGTTTCCAACAATGGTAGACTACAAGCCAAGTAATCTCTCCTTCTCTACCGATCAACATGGGCTtggacacaacaacaacaataggtCCGAAGCTCAcaataatcatcatcaaggtaGAGTTTTGTTTCCATTTGGGGATCAAATGAAGGAGCTTTCATCAAGCATAACACAAGAAGTTGATCATGATGATAATCAACAACAGAAGAGTCAtggaaacaataataataactcaAGTCCTAGTAATGGATATTGGAGTGGGATGTTCAGTACAGCAGGAGGAGGATCTTCATGGTGA